A window from Enterocloster bolteae encodes these proteins:
- a CDS encoding V-type ATP synthase subunit B yields MAIEYLGLSEINGPLVVLEGVQNAAYDEIVEMTVAGNLHKIGRIIEIYGDKAIIQVFEGTDGMALRNTHTRLTGHPMEIEVSEEMLGRTFNGIGQPIDGLGDIISDIKLDINGKPLNPVTREYPRNYIRTGISAIDGLTTLIRGQKLPIFSGNGLPHDQLAAQIVQQASLGENSDEEFAIVFGAMGVKYDVADFFRRTFEESGVSEHVAMFINLANDPVVERLITPKIALTLAEYLAFEKGMHILVILTDMTSYAEAMREVSSSKGEIPSRKGFPGYLYSDLASLYERAGIVAGRPGSVTQIPILTMPNDDITHPIPDLTGYITEGQIVLDRQLNGQNIYPPINVLPSLSRLMKDGIGEGYTRADHQDVANQLFSCYAKVGDARALASVIGEDELSPIDKKYLEFGKAFEEYFIGQAPHENRTILDTLDIGWKLLGMLPREELDRIDTKVLDQYYKPADTMKE; encoded by the coding sequence ATGGCAATTGAATATTTAGGTTTAAGTGAAATCAATGGCCCTCTGGTGGTCCTGGAGGGCGTTCAGAATGCGGCTTATGATGAAATCGTGGAAATGACCGTGGCCGGAAATCTCCACAAGATAGGACGCATCATTGAAATATACGGGGACAAGGCCATCATACAGGTGTTTGAGGGCACGGACGGCATGGCCCTGCGCAATACCCATACCAGGCTTACGGGCCATCCTATGGAGATAGAGGTTTCCGAGGAGATGCTGGGGCGTACCTTTAACGGCATCGGCCAGCCCATTGACGGTCTGGGTGACATCATATCCGACATAAAGCTGGATATCAACGGGAAACCCTTAAATCCTGTGACCCGTGAGTACCCGAGAAACTATATCCGTACGGGAATTTCAGCCATTGACGGGCTGACCACCCTGATTCGCGGACAGAAGCTTCCCATCTTTTCGGGAAACGGTCTTCCCCATGACCAGCTGGCTGCCCAGATTGTGCAGCAGGCCTCCCTGGGGGAGAATTCGGATGAGGAATTTGCCATTGTGTTCGGCGCCATGGGCGTTAAATATGATGTGGCTGATTTCTTCCGCCGTACCTTTGAGGAGAGCGGCGTATCCGAGCATGTGGCCATGTTTATCAACCTGGCCAACGACCCTGTGGTGGAGAGGCTTATCACCCCTAAAATCGCCCTTACCCTGGCCGAGTATCTGGCCTTTGAAAAGGGAATGCATATACTGGTTATACTGACGGACATGACCTCCTATGCCGAGGCCATGCGTGAGGTCTCCTCCTCCAAGGGCGAGATTCCGTCCAGAAAGGGATTTCCGGGCTATCTCTACAGCGACCTGGCTTCCCTCTATGAGAGAGCCGGCATTGTGGCGGGACGGCCTGGTTCCGTGACCCAGATACCGATTCTCACCATGCCTAACGATGATATCACCCATCCTATCCCTGACCTGACAGGATACATTACAGAGGGCCAGATTGTTCTGGACCGGCAGCTGAACGGGCAGAATATCTATCCGCCCATCAACGTGCTTCCCTCCTTATCCAGGCTTATGAAGGACGGCATCGGCGAGGGTTACACCAGGGCGGATCATCAGGACGTGGCCAACCAGCTTTTCTCCTGTTATGCAAAGGTGGGGGATGCCAGAGCCCTGGCATCGGTTATCGGCGAGGATGAACTTTCACCCATTGACAAGAAATACCTGGAGTTCGGCAAGGCCTTTGAGGAGTATTTCATAGGACAGGCCCCCCATGAGAACCGCACCATCCTGGATACCCTGGATATAGGCTGGAAACTTCTGGGAATGCTGCCCAGGGAGGAACTGGACCGTATCGACACCAAGGTGCTTGACCAGTATTATAAACCTGCGGATACCATGAAGGAGTGA
- a CDS encoding V-type ATP synthase subunit D, whose translation MDPNTFPTKGNLIAAKNSLGLAYMGYGLMDKKRNILIRELMELIDEAKGIQSEIDSTFREAYAALQKANIELGINYVQEIGASVPIDDRVKIKARSIMGTEIPLVQHESQPLALTYGFYNTTESLDEARYHFEKVKELTIKLSMVENSAYRLANSIKKTQKRANALKNITIPHYEDLSKSISNALEEKEREEFTRLKVIKRNKEKV comes from the coding sequence ATGGATCCAAATACATTTCCCACCAAAGGCAACCTGATAGCGGCAAAGAATTCACTGGGCCTGGCCTATATGGGCTACGGACTCATGGATAAGAAGCGGAATATACTGATTCGGGAGCTAATGGAGCTGATTGACGAGGCAAAGGGAATCCAGTCAGAGATCGACAGCACCTTCCGGGAGGCTTATGCGGCGCTCCAGAAGGCCAATATTGAGCTGGGCATCAACTATGTCCAGGAGATAGGCGCCTCTGTGCCCATAGACGACCGGGTGAAAATCAAGGCCAGAAGCATCATGGGTACGGAAATTCCCCTGGTCCAGCATGAATCGCAGCCTTTGGCCCTGACCTATGGTTTTTATAACACCACCGAGTCCCTGGATGAGGCCAGATACCATTTTGAGAAGGTAAAGGAGCTGACCATCAAGCTTTCCATGGTGGAGAATTCCGCCTACCGGCTGGCCAACTCCATTAAGAAAACCCAGAAACGGGCCAATGCCCTTAAAAACATCACCATACCTCATTATGAGGACCTGAGCAAGTCCATCTCCAATGCGCTGGAGGAAAAGGAGAGGGAGGAATTTACCCGCCTGAAGGTAATCAAGC